A region of the Streptomyces durocortorensis genome:
CACGTCCCCCTGGCGGCTCGCCTCGGGCACCACCCTGCACGACACGGTGACCCGCGACGCGGAGCGCTACGGCGAACTGGTCGGGGAGTGCGAACAGTTGGTCTTCCTGCTGAACGGCCTGACGGCGGACCCGCTCTGGGAGGGCGTCGGGAGCTGCCTCCTGACCGGTCCCGGCAGCGCCTCGATGGTCGCCGCTCTCGACGACGCCGGGCTGCGGCCTCGGCTGCGCGTCGTGGAGGACGGCACACCGGCCGCGGTGCTGCGCGGACACGTCTCCGCGCCGGAACGGATCGACTGGACGGCAGGGCCCGCCGATGTCGCCGTCGCCGCGAAGGCGCTGGCCCACCGCACCGACGAGGAGGCCGCACAGCTCCTCACCCGGCTCGCCGGCTGGACCCGGACGGTGGTCCTCGTCGAGGCCTCCCGCCCCGACGGCCTGAGCCCGCACGCGGCCGAGGCGGCGCTGCTCGCGTACGCCGCGACCGGCAGCCCGCTGCGTGACTCGGCCGCGATCGCCGCCCTCGCGGAACGGTCGGGCTGGGAGGTCGAGCGGACCGTCGCACTCGGCTGGGGCACGGAGGCCACCGTGCTGACGCGGGGCTGACCCGGGCGGGCGGCCCGGAACCCGCCGGGGCGGTCCGACGGGGGGCGCGGGCGGTCAGCTCTCCGGTACGTAGTGCTGCCGAAGCCCGCGCCGCCCTTCGGGCGGCAGGTTCCGGGCGGGCGTCTCCACAGGGCCCTTCGCCGGTCGGCCCCGCTCGCGGTCCCAGCCCGCACGGGCGCGCGGGTGGAAGCGGCGACGCTCGGGAACGCATCGCCAGGCATGGTGCACCAGTCGGCCCAGCATGCGCAGCAGCCGTTCGTCCAGGGGCGTCCAGCGGAGCCCGAGGCGTTCCCGTACGGCCTGCGGATACATGCCGATCGTCATCCACAGCATCAGCCGGACCATCGGGACGCGGACGAGGGCCCACAACGGCGACGGGAGCCACCGCAGGAGGGGCGGCCGGGAGATGCGGCGCATGTTCAGGACGTCACGGGCCGGCCGGTTGTCCTCCAGGACGTCGGCGCACATGTGGTCCCAGTACCGCTGGAACTCCTCCCAACTTCGGGGAACGGGCTTCATGGAGAGGCCGTACAGCGCGTACCAGCGGACGTGCTCGTCGAAGAGCGTGTGCCGCTGCGCCTCGGTGAGCCCGCCGCCGAAGCGCTCGGCCACCTGCACGGTCAGCATGAAGAACGTGGCGTGCGCCCAGTAGAACGTGTCCGGGTTGAGCGCGTGATACGGGCGGCCGCGCCCGTCGACCCCGCTGATCGAGGCGTGGTAGCCGCGCACCTCGCGGGCCGTACGGGCGGCGAGCGGGCCGTCGTAGACCACTCCGCCGATCGGGTACAACGAGCGGAAGAGGCGCTCCCAGCGCTCCTCGAAGAACCGCGAGTGCTCGGCGACGCCCGCGCCGAGCTCGGGGTGCATGTTCTGCATCGATCCGGCCCAGGGGGCGAGGAGGAGGCCCCTCCAGTCACCGAACCAGCGCCAGGTGAGGGAGTCGGGGCCGAGGGGTTCTACGGCTCTCGGGCCGGTCGGTTCAGTTGGTTCGGTCGGGTGGGTCGGGTCCGGTCCGTGAGCTGGCACTGTCCCGTGCACCTCCGATACTGAGGACACCTGTCATCAGGTTAGAATCCGCGGACGGCTGTCGTCAATCGACCGGCGAGAAGGGTCACCGGAGATCGGGCGACGGAGAACGGGAGGGCCGGAGTTGACGGAACGGAGCTGGGGCGGGACGAAACTCGCCGACCGTCGCGCGGCCCGCCGCCGGATCCTGCTGGACACCGCCGAGCGCCTGGCCGGCGAGGAGGGGTGCGCGGCCGTCACGGTCCGGTCCGTGTGCAGGCGGGCGCGCCTGACGGACCGCTACTTCTACGAGAGCTTCACCGGACGCGACGACTTGCTCCTCGCCGCCTTCGAGCGGGTCGCCGACGAGGCCAGGCGGGCCCTGGAGGAAGCCGTGGCGCTCAGTGAGCCACGGCGCGACGTCCGGGCCCGGGCCGCTGTCTACGCCTTCGTCGCCCTGGTCCTGGACGCGCCGCACAAGGGCCGCCTGCTGCTCCTGGAACCTTTCGCCGACCCGGTCCTCGGGGCCCGCAGCCATCGGCTCGTGCCGGTGTTCACCGGCCTCGTCGGCGGTCAGCTCTCCGGCACGGGGGACGGCATCGAACGCCGCATGGCCGCGCACGCCCTGGTCGGCGGCCTGGCGAACCTCTTCGCGGGGTGGCTGCACGGCACGCTCGACGTGCCGCGCGAACGGCTGGAGGCGTACTGCGTGGCGCTGGTGCTCAGGGCGACGGCGTCCCCGGAGCAGCCCTCCCCGGCAGGCGGTACGGGCAGCGCGGGCGCCTCACGCCCACCGGAAGTGAGCACGGTGACGGACTGATCCACACCCCTCTCAACCGGTTTCCCCCTCAGTACGGTTGGCGGCCCATGAGTCCCCGCCGCCCACGCGCTGGAGCCGCCAACCGGCGGTGCCGTTCGTCGCGCCCTCCCGGGCCCGGAGCCACGGCCACCGCTGTGTTCCGGGTCAGCCCACCAGGTCCGGAGCCCGCAGCATGACGGCCGGGACACCCCAGGCGTCGACGAGGGCGCCCGCGAGGGGCCGGACCTTGCGGCAGAGGTCGTTCACCTCACGGGTGATCGCCTTGGAACGCTGGACGGTCAGCCGGCCGTGTTCCATGAACCACGCCCGGTCCGCCTCGATCGTGGACAGGGCGAACAGGTCGCACAGCAGGCCCAGCGCGACCTTGTTGCCGCCCTCGGGCAGCGTACGCACCTTCTCGACGAAGGCCTCCAGCACCAGCCGCTCGACATGGGCGTGGGCGACGGCGATGACATGGTCCTGCACCTCGGAGAAGACAGCGCCCGCATCGCGCTTCCGGTCGATCCCGCTCTTGAGCCTGCGGGCCACCCCGGCGAGCAGGTGCTCCTCGCGGTAGCGGACCATGGCGAGCTGGTACTCCGAGTCGAGCAGGCCCGCTTCCTGGTCCCACGCGTCGCCACCGGGCAGTAGATCACGTACCCGTTCGAGCAGTTTGTGGGCCGACGTCTTCTCGATGACCGTCTCGACGGCGAGGTTGGTGACGTAGCGGACCATGCCGAGCTGGTCCAGGTCCTCGAACTCGCTCGCGTAGTCAGTGAGCAGGCCCTTGGCGACGAGCTGGAGCAGGACGTGGTTGTCGCCCTCGAAGGTGGTGAAGATGTCGCTGTCGGCCTTGAGAGCGGCGAACCGGTTGACGGCGAGATAGCCGGCGCCGCCGCACGCCTCGCGGCACTCCTGGATCACCCGGGTGGCGTGCCAGGTGCCGAGCGCCTTGGTTCCGGCGGCCCGTGACTCCAGGCGGCGCCGCGCCTGCGGGTCGTCCTCGATGCCGGAGAAGACGTCGTGCAGCTGCGTACGTACGACATCCTGCGCGAAGTGCAGTGCGTAAGTACGCGCGATGAGCGGCAGCAGACGGCGCTGATGCAGACCGTAGTCGAGGAGCAGTTGCTCCTCCCCCTGCGAACTCGCCGCGAACTGGCGGCGCCGCAGGGCGTACTTCGTGGCGACCGCCAGGGCGACCTTCGCGGCGCCGACCCCGGCGCCGCCGACGCTGACCCGCCCCTGGACCAGAGTGCCGAGCATGGTGAAGAAGCGGCGGTCGGGGTTGTCGATCGTGCTCCGGTAGACGCCTTCCGGAGTGACGTCGGCGAACCGGTTGAGCAGCGCCTCGCGGGGCACCCGCACACCGTCGAACCGGATGCGCCCGTTGTCCACGCCGTTGAGGCCCATCTTGCGGCCGTCGTCCTCGATGCCGACGCCGGGCGCCACCTCGCCGCCGGCCCGGATCGGTACGACGAACGCGTGCACGCCCTCGGCCGCCCCGCCCACCTCCAGCTGGGCGAAGACGACTGCCAGTTCACCGTGGCGGGCCGCGTTGCCGATGTAGTCCTTGCGCGCCTGGTCGCCCTCGGTGGTGATGACGAACTCCTGCGCGGCGGCGTCGTACCGAGCGACCGTGCCGAGCGCCTGCACATTCGAGCCGTGCCCGGTCTCGGTCATCGCGAAGCATCCCATCAGCCTCCCGGTGATCAGGTCCGGGAGATAGGCGTCGTGGTGGCGCTCGGTGCCCAGATGCAGGATCGCGCCGCCGAAGAGCCCGAACTGCACACCGACCTTCACCAGCACCGACAGATCGCCGAAGGCGAGCGTCTCGAACGCGGCGATCGAGGCCCCGACGTCGCCGCCCCCGCCGTACTGCCTCGGGAAGCCCATACCGGTCTGCCCCGTGGCCGCCATCTCGACCACGAGTTCGCGCACCCGCTCGCGGTACGCGTCGATGCCGAGCTCGTCGGCCTCGTCGAGAACCGAGGCGTGCGCCACCAGGTTGCTCCGGACCAGATCGCGGACCTCGGCGTACTCGCCGTCGAGCACCTCGGTCAGCGCCCGGACGTCGAGCTCCGGCTGGGTGTAGCCGCCGGGAGCGGGAGAGGTTTCGTCAGTGGTCATACCGCTTCGCTACCCCGTCCGGGAACGATCAAGCGACACCACCCTCGCGGGCAGGGCCTACGTGCACACTGACGGCGTAACCGCAGCCCGGGACGTAGGGGTCGCCGCTCCAGGTCGCGTAGCGCCGCCGCAGGGCCAGTCCGGCCCGCACACACCACTCGTCGAAGTCCGCGAGACCGAAGGGCGCTTCGGTCAGGGGCAGGTGCGCGGCGTCCAGTCCCATGCCCGTGACCAGCAGCCCGCCGGGCCGCAGCAGGGCGGACAGCTGCCCGATGACATCCGCTTCGGTGCCTGCGGCCAGGAGAGGGATGACGTTCCCGGCGGCGAGCACCAGGTCGAAGTCCGGCTCCAGCCCGAGGGAGTCCGTGCGGGCCAGGTCCCCGAGCAGCCACTCCTGCGCGGGGGCCTCGCGGCGGGCGACGGCGAGCATCGAGGAGTCGACATCCACGCCGGTGCAGCGGTGACCCAGTTCGGCGAGCCGGATCGCCACCCTTCCGGTGCCGCAGCCGGCGTCGAGCACCCGGGCGGCAGGCTCCAGCAGCGCGTCGCAGAACGCGGCCTCGCCGTGGATGTCGTGCCCCGATTCGGCAAGCCGCGCGAAACGCCGGGCGTACTGCTCTCCGGCCCGTCCGCCGGTCAGTTCCGCCCAGCGGTCCCGTTTCCCGGTCATGTCAGCGTGCCTCCGGTCAGCCCCGCCCCATGAGTGCGGGAACGTGCTTCAAGGGGAATGTGTGGACCCCTGGATCATCGCAGTTGTCAGACCCACCGGGCAGCGCCACCCTCCCAGCGATGGTTACGTCGTCGGGTACGGGTACGGCTGGACGGCCGCCGGTGGCGCTGCCGATCGCTACGGCTGGACGGCGGGGGCGCGGGCTCAAGGGGCCGCGCTCACCGCCGTCTTCACCAGTGCCCGTATCTGCCGCACGATGTCCGAGCGGTTGCGCTCGAAGTCCGGGTCGGTGACACCGCCCGTCGCCGGGTTCTCGTTCCCCGCTCCGAAGGTCAGGACCGGCGTGTGCAGATGACCGCCGGGCAGCTTCGAGAGCCCCATCCGGTCGCGCAGCAGGGTGGCCCGGTAGGCGATCTCGTTGGAGAGGTAGTCGCCCCCGCCCCCGGCCCGCGCGGTGGAACCGGGAGTGGGCCCTTCCGGCCTGGTCACCGGCTGGGTCGCGCCCGCCGGGATCTCGGTGACCTCGGTGTTGTCGTACACCGGGAAGCGGCCCGTGTCCGCCTCGGTGAGCCGACGGTACGGGAGGGTGCTGGAGGTCCACTGCGGCTGCGACGCGGGGTCGGTGACGGGGACGGTCCCGGTGCGGACGAGGTTCTCGTTGTCCGGGAAGCCACCGCGCCAGGCGCCGTTGGTGCGCTCCACGTCGAATCGGCCCGGGCGGCCCTGGCTGATGGTGGTGAAGGCGTCCAGGTGCGGCAGGTGCCGGGCGAGGGCCCGTTCGACCGCTCCCTCGGCGAAGTCCGTCCAGCGCACCGGGAAGACGACAGCCTCTATCCGGGCCGGGCCCTTGGCGGTGTGCACCAGGGTGCCGTCCAGGGCGAGCGCGCTCGCGCCCGAAGGATTGCCGATCCGGACGTCCCTGTCCAACGTGAACGGGTCGAAGCCGGTGATGAGGACCCGCTTCACCTGACGGCCGGGATGGCGGATGTCCTCCTCGCCGCGCGAAGAGGTCTCCAGCGCGGTGAGCAGGGCCCTGCGCTGCTGGTCGTCCAGCCCGAACCGAGGTGTCCATGTACGCAGTTCGCGGCTGAGGGCGAGCCGTGCCCAGTACAACGGGCGGTCATCGCCCCGGCTCAGGTCGCCCCTGGCGGGTCCGCGGCCCTGGGCTCGGTCCACGGCCCGCCGCCACAGCGCCGAGGCGTGGCGCGTCACCAGCCGCTCCGTCCGCGCGTAGCTGCGGGCGCCCTCCAGGGCACGGGCGAAGCGCGGGGCGAGGATGTCGAATCCGCTGCGCCGCAGGATCTCCTGCGGGGCGGCCCGGTCGAGGCGCTGCTCCTCGACGGTGGGCTGTACGGTGCTGCGGTC
Encoded here:
- a CDS encoding oxygenase MpaB family protein, with the protein product MPAHGPDPTHPTEPTEPTGPRAVEPLGPDSLTWRWFGDWRGLLLAPWAGSMQNMHPELGAGVAEHSRFFEERWERLFRSLYPIGGVVYDGPLAARTAREVRGYHASISGVDGRGRPYHALNPDTFYWAHATFFMLTVQVAERFGGGLTEAQRHTLFDEHVRWYALYGLSMKPVPRSWEEFQRYWDHMCADVLEDNRPARDVLNMRRISRPPLLRWLPSPLWALVRVPMVRLMLWMTIGMYPQAVRERLGLRWTPLDERLLRMLGRLVHHAWRCVPERRRFHPRARAGWDRERGRPAKGPVETPARNLPPEGRRGLRQHYVPES
- a CDS encoding TetR/AcrR family transcriptional regulator, which translates into the protein MTERSWGGTKLADRRAARRRILLDTAERLAGEEGCAAVTVRSVCRRARLTDRYFYESFTGRDDLLLAAFERVADEARRALEEAVALSEPRRDVRARAAVYAFVALVLDAPHKGRLLLLEPFADPVLGARSHRLVPVFTGLVGGQLSGTGDGIERRMAAHALVGGLANLFAGWLHGTLDVPRERLEAYCVALVLRATASPEQPSPAGGTGSAGASRPPEVSTVTD
- a CDS encoding acyl-CoA dehydrogenase family protein, coding for MTTDETSPAPGGYTQPELDVRALTEVLDGEYAEVRDLVRSNLVAHASVLDEADELGIDAYRERVRELVVEMAATGQTGMGFPRQYGGGGDVGASIAAFETLAFGDLSVLVKVGVQFGLFGGAILHLGTERHHDAYLPDLITGRLMGCFAMTETGHGSNVQALGTVARYDAAAQEFVITTEGDQARKDYIGNAARHGELAVVFAQLEVGGAAEGVHAFVVPIRAGGEVAPGVGIEDDGRKMGLNGVDNGRIRFDGVRVPREALLNRFADVTPEGVYRSTIDNPDRRFFTMLGTLVQGRVSVGGAGVGAAKVALAVATKYALRRRQFAASSQGEEQLLLDYGLHQRRLLPLIARTYALHFAQDVVRTQLHDVFSGIEDDPQARRRLESRAAGTKALGTWHATRVIQECREACGGAGYLAVNRFAALKADSDIFTTFEGDNHVLLQLVAKGLLTDYASEFEDLDQLGMVRYVTNLAVETVIEKTSAHKLLERVRDLLPGGDAWDQEAGLLDSEYQLAMVRYREEHLLAGVARRLKSGIDRKRDAGAVFSEVQDHVIAVAHAHVERLVLEAFVEKVRTLPEGGNKVALGLLCDLFALSTIEADRAWFMEHGRLTVQRSKAITREVNDLCRKVRPLAGALVDAWGVPAVMLRAPDLVG
- a CDS encoding class I SAM-dependent methyltransferase; translated protein: MTGKRDRWAELTGGRAGEQYARRFARLAESGHDIHGEAAFCDALLEPAARVLDAGCGTGRVAIRLAELGHRCTGVDVDSSMLAVARREAPAQEWLLGDLARTDSLGLEPDFDLVLAAGNVIPLLAAGTEADVIGQLSALLRPGGLLVTGMGLDAAHLPLTEAPFGLADFDEWCVRAGLALRRRYATWSGDPYVPGCGYAVSVHVGPAREGGVA
- a CDS encoding pyroglutamyl peptidase; this translates as MTHRFPAITRLGLGGVTLLLVLAGSVLPATASSATATPAGADRSTVQPTVEEQRLDRAAPQEILRRSGFDILAPRFARALEGARSYARTERLVTRHASALWRRAVDRAQGRGPARGDLSRGDDRPLYWARLALSRELRTWTPRFGLDDQQRRALLTALETSSRGEEDIRHPGRQVKRVLITGFDPFTLDRDVRIGNPSGASALALDGTLVHTAKGPARIEAVVFPVRWTDFAEGAVERALARHLPHLDAFTTISQGRPGRFDVERTNGAWRGGFPDNENLVRTGTVPVTDPASQPQWTSSTLPYRRLTEADTGRFPVYDNTEVTEIPAGATQPVTRPEGPTPGSTARAGGGGDYLSNEIAYRATLLRDRMGLSKLPGGHLHTPVLTFGAGNENPATGGVTDPDFERNRSDIVRQIRALVKTAVSAAP